A region of Fusarium keratoplasticum isolate Fu6.1 chromosome 6, whole genome shotgun sequence DNA encodes the following proteins:
- a CDS encoding DAGKc domain-containing protein produces the protein MAMESDRTMDEGVGMQLLLEGKKTLTIGVDALELSDPVAKKSGRSSCSPLSSRPVSKNSVPLYNVLWAELSDNRITVDYAIHASKTLIKPGKWSFALAVPDEAGSGTSPESFVKTLLSRAYGDAPPQKRAYVLINPNSGPGGAVKKWESEVKPLFDAARLQLDVVILKRGGEATELAEKADLSRYDTIMACSGDGTPHEIFNGLAKRPDAAKALASIAVSHIPCGSGNAFSCNLYGSHRASFAALAIIKGVVTPMDLVSVTSGSNRIISFLSQTLGIIAESDLGTEHLRWMGSARFEVGALQRMFKRTCYPCDLAVRVEIDEKEGVKAHYKHHASTTSLAALAKAAETAPAESEGLPALKYGTVQDDLPEGWELVPYDKIGTFYAGNMAYMSPDANFFSASLISDGCMDLVTIDGDLPPFTAIGVLLDVGADKLFDNPHVTYKKISAYRVIPRNQDDGFISIDGEKIPFGPIQAEIHQGLGRVISKSGKYEAKGPANWDKVALSDRIHA, from the exons atggcgatggagagcGACAGGACAATGGACGAGGGAGTTGGAATGCAGCTTCTGCtggagggcaagaagacATTGACGATTGGCGTCGATGCTTTGGAGCTCAGCG ACCCTGTTGCAAAGAAGTCGGGCCGCTCATCTTGTAGCCCCCTTTCTTCTC GACCCGTCTCGAAAAACAGTGTTCCACTGTACAACGTTCTCTGGGCCGAGCTCTCCGACAATCGCATCACCGTCGACTATGCCATACACGCTTCGAAAACCTTGATCAAGCCTGGGAAATGGTCATTTGCGCTCGCGGTACCGGACGAGGCCGGTAGCGGCACCTCCCCCGAGAGCTTCGTCAAGACCCTCCTATCACGCGCATACGGCGATGCGCCTCCCCAGAAGCGCGCCTATGTCTTGATCAACCCGAACTCTGGCCCCGGAGGTGCTGTCAAGAAGTGGGAGAGTGAGGTCAAGCCGCTCTTCGACGCTGCTCGACTGCAGCTCGATGTAGTTATCCTGAAGCGCGGAGGCGAGGCCACTGAGCTTGCGGAAAAGGCCGACCTATCGAGGTACGATACTATCATGGCTTGTTCGGGAGACGGAACGCCGCACGAGATCTTCAATGGCCTTGCAAAGCGACCTGATGCTGCTAAGGCGCTCGCTTCGATTGCTGTCAGCCACATCCCCTGCGGCTCAGGAAACGCCTTCTCTTGTAACCTCTATGGATCCCATCGGGCCTCCTTTGCTGCCCTTGCTATCATCAAGGGCGTCGTGACTCCGATGGATCTGGTCTCGGTCACGTCCGGCAGCAACCGCATCATCTCGTTTCTGTCCCAAACCCTGggcatcatcgccgagaGTGATCTGGGTACTGAACACCTTCGATGGATGGGCAGTGCACGATTCGAGGTTGGAGCCTTGCAGCGAATGTTCAAGAGAACGTGCTATCCATGCGACTTGGCCGTAAGggtcgagattgacgagaaggagggcgtcAAGGCGCACTACAAGCACCATGCTAGCACCACCAGTCTGGCTGCactggccaaggccgccgagacAGCGCCTGCGGAAAGCGAGGGCCTACCTGCGCTCAAGTATGGTACGGTTCAAGATGACCTTCCTGAGGGATGGGAACTTGTTCCCTACGACAAGATTGGCACGTTCTATGCCGGTAAC ATGGCATACATGTCGCCCGAtgccaacttcttctccgctTCGCTGATTTCGGATGGTTGCATGGACCTAGTCACTATTGATGGCGACTTGCCTCCTTTCACGGCGATCGGGGTCCTTCTTGACGTTGGGGCCGACAAGCTGTTTGACAACCCGCATGTCACGTACAAGAAGATTTCGGCGTACCGAGTCATCCCGAGAAACCAGGATGACGGCTTCATCAGCATCGACGGTGAAAAGATTCCGTTTGGACCTATCCAGGCTGAGATACACCAGGGCCTCGGAAGGGTCATCTCAAAGTCCGGCAAGTATGAGGCTAAGGGTCCTGCGAACTGGGATAAGGTGGCGCTGTCGGATCGAATTCACGCTTGA
- a CDS encoding BTB domain-containing protein, with the protein MAPPRKRARSSRPRKEDSPVAQQSLNALSDYRTSWLLKGEDQVIELKVKGETFQVAKSVLTKTSEYFDGCLNSQFVEAKKRVIDFGDDDDDIQPRYLGLYLGVAYSHVSMVPHTTPRPATNPEMTAARTPLREWVEVYKLCDRFISTKMGDYIEECIDVAIGDGHRALFRTHGDEAIQRLLMRDFAAAYEALYQENVAQRDMGNRMVSYFCEAVSYGVWSNSMTTGTLDDHPRFVAHVSRGFALKLLQLEGSRKLKRKELSGPSAQDP; encoded by the exons ATGGCTCCTCCCAGAAAGAGAGCTAGATCTTCGCGACCTCGCAAGGAGGATTCGCCCGTGGCACAGCAGTCTCTCAATGCTCTTTCCGACTATCGCACCTCTTGGCTGCTCAA GGGCGAGGACCAGGTTATTGAGCTCAAGGTGAAGGGAGAGACGTTCCAGGTAGCCAAGAGCGTTCTCACGAAGACCTCGGAGTACTTCGATGGCTGCCTCAACAGCCAgttcgtcgaggccaagaagcgagtGATCGACTTtggagacgacgacgatgatatCCAGCCCCGCTACCTGGGCCTCTACCTCGGCGTCGCTTATAGTCACGTCTCCATGGTCCCCCATACGACTCCTCGCCCCGCGACCAACCCTGAGATGACTGCGGCCAGAACTCCTCTCCGTGAGTGGGTTGAGGTCTACAAGCTTTGCGACCGCTTCATCAGCACCAAGATGGGCGACTACATCGAGGAGTGCATCGACGTCGCCATTGGAGACGGACACCGCGCTCTCTTCCGCACCCACGGCGACGAAGCCATCCAGCGCCTGCTCATGCGAGACTTTGCCGCCGCGTACGAGGCCCTCTACCAGGAGAACGTTGCGCAGCGCGACATGGGCAACCGCATGGTCTCTTACTTTTGCGAGGCCGTCAGCTACGGCGTCTGGTCCAACAGCATGACCACGGGCACCCTTGACGACCACCCCCGATTCGTCGCCCACGTCTCCCGTGGCTTTGCGctcaagcttcttcagcttgaAGGTAGCCGCAAGCTCAAGCGCAAGGAGCTGTCTGGTCCTAGCGCTCAGGATCCCTAA